Proteins encoded by one window of Planktothrix tepida PCC 9214:
- a CDS encoding sulfurtransferase TusA family protein: protein MTETTHLKPDAQLDLRGTPCPLNFVRTKLRLEQMQPGSLLEVWLDAGEPIEQVPDSLTMAGYNIEQITDCSDFFSLQIRCPVTVQ, encoded by the coding sequence ATGACAGAAACAACTCACTTAAAACCGGATGCTCAATTGGATTTGCGGGGAACTCCTTGTCCCCTCAATTTTGTTCGCACGAAATTACGCTTAGAACAGATGCAGCCCGGTTCCCTACTGGAAGTTTGGTTAGATGCGGGAGAACCCATTGAGCAAGTTCCTGATAGTTTAACGATGGCTGGGTACAACATTGAGCAAATCACAGATTGTTCGGACTTTTTCTCCCTGCAAATTCGTTGTCCTGTGACCGTTCAATGA
- a CDS encoding ATP-binding protein: protein MELNDQEREKQLKFLEDVALHYQFKGICKKIFLKRFDPANYENDITTAELAQKIGIDEPKFNQTLQTICFVLIKIKKEGRGRPKSGDSPWKTTYTVLWTRQYDCWKNNYIEWQNEILKLGESITPDIKEQLSEIDKLSTTDESLECKRIENSQPYTGTHPPLVNSFIPLRGLIEEDQLFFGRIQEIKRIFETLNSGSSVAIIGERQSGKSSLLMEISRQAKTQLLQPREPIYLNLQGIYDEDDFYQALCDYAGIDFCKGYRLTRNLQNHRLLLILDEVEKMTWDGFTNYIHADLRGLAEGNNAVLKLVVAACTSLDQLFGNQGIRMTSPWWGICTEYQLNRWDEQTIRDFIASRLNSPLLEPKYQTITFTEDEITELINKSEGHPQKLMALCNQLFKLYLERLS, encoded by the coding sequence ATGGAACTAAACGATCAAGAACGAGAAAAACAGCTTAAATTTTTAGAGGATGTTGCTCTGCACTACCAGTTTAAAGGAATATGCAAAAAAATTTTTTTGAAACGGTTTGATCCCGCTAACTATGAGAATGATATTACAACGGCAGAACTGGCTCAAAAAATTGGTATTGATGAACCAAAATTTAATCAAACCTTACAAACAATCTGTTTCGTCTTAATTAAAATAAAAAAAGAAGGACGAGGTAGACCTAAAAGTGGTGATAGCCCTTGGAAAACAACTTATACTGTATTATGGACTCGGCAATATGACTGTTGGAAAAATAATTATATTGAATGGCAAAATGAAATTCTCAAACTGGGAGAGTCTATTACACCAGACATCAAGGAACAACTTTCTGAAATTGATAAACTGTCTACTACTGATGAATCTCTTGAATGTAAGAGGATAGAGAATTCTCAACCTTATACTGGCACTCATCCTCCACTTGTTAATTCATTTATTCCCTTAAGGGGACTTATTGAAGAAGATCAACTATTTTTTGGTAGAATACAGGAAATTAAAAGAATATTTGAAACCCTCAATAGTGGTAGTAGCGTTGCAATCATTGGAGAAAGACAAAGTGGCAAATCTTCGCTATTAATGGAAATTAGCAGACAAGCTAAAACTCAACTGTTACAACCCCGTGAACCGATTTATCTAAATTTACAAGGTATTTATGATGAGGATGACTTTTATCAAGCTTTGTGTGATTATGCAGGAATTGATTTTTGTAAAGGTTATCGCCTCACCCGAAATTTACAAAATCATCGATTGTTATTAATTCTCGATGAAGTAGAAAAAATGACCTGGGACGGTTTTACTAATTATATTCACGCAGACTTGCGAGGGTTAGCAGAAGGAAATAATGCAGTCCTGAAGCTAGTTGTTGCAGCTTGTACGTCTTTAGATCAATTATTTGGAAATCAAGGTATTAGGATGACTTCGCCCTGGTGGGGAATTTGCACCGAATACCAGTTAAACCGATGGGATGAACAAACCATCCGTGATTTTATTGCGAGTCGTCTCAATTCACCTTTGTTGGAACCAAAATATCAAACCATTACCTTTACTGAGGATGAAATTACCGAGTTAATTAATAAAAGTGAAGGTCATCCTCAAAAATTGATGGCGTTATGTAATCAACTGTTTAAGCTTTACTTAGAGAGATTATCATGA
- the rsgA gene encoding small ribosomal subunit biogenesis GTPase RsgA: MTTNEPLNVPELIGTVVAVQANFYQVQLETQGTSLPETILLCTRRSLLKKMGQQVMVGDQVVVEEPDWLGKRGAITQVFPRRTELSRPPIANANQILLVFAIAEPELEATALSRFLVKAESTGLEVCLCLNKCDLVSSEQLLYWRDRLLNWGYQALFISVSSGLEYTVNSDHQIIQKSLFQIENTFLENTLLYQLQDKTTVISGPSGVGKSSLINQLIPSINLRVSSVSGKLGRGRHTTRHVELFQLPTGGLLADTPGFNQPELECSPEELTDYFPEAKHRFQQGKCQFSDCLHRDEPNCSVRGDWERYPIYLDFLEAAIAHQEMLQQQKDVEINVKSKSKSGGKQQLEPKLASKKYRRSSRRFQHQTLQDLCEDFSEEE; the protein is encoded by the coding sequence ATGACAACCAATGAACCGTTGAATGTCCCAGAACTGATCGGAACAGTTGTTGCTGTTCAAGCGAATTTCTATCAGGTTCAACTGGAAACCCAAGGAACTTCACTTCCTGAAACTATCCTGTTATGTACCCGTCGTTCTCTGTTGAAAAAAATGGGTCAGCAGGTGATGGTGGGAGATCAAGTTGTGGTGGAAGAACCGGACTGGTTAGGAAAACGGGGGGCGATTACTCAAGTTTTTCCCCGCCGGACAGAACTGAGTCGTCCTCCTATTGCTAATGCTAATCAAATTTTATTAGTATTTGCGATCGCAGAACCGGAGCTAGAAGCAACCGCTTTAAGTCGGTTTTTAGTGAAGGCGGAATCAACGGGTTTAGAAGTATGTTTGTGTTTAAATAAATGCGATTTAGTCTCCTCAGAACAGTTGTTATACTGGCGCGATCGCTTATTAAATTGGGGATATCAGGCTTTATTTATAAGCGTGAGTAGCGGGTTAGAATATACGGTTAATTCTGATCATCAAATTATTCAAAAATCTCTATTTCAAATAGAAAATACGTTTTTAGAAAATACTTTACTGTATCAACTTCAAGATAAAACAACGGTGATTTCTGGCCCTTCCGGGGTGGGAAAATCCAGTTTAATTAATCAATTAATTCCCAGTATTAATTTACGGGTTAGTAGCGTTTCGGGCAAATTAGGACGGGGAAGACATACAACTCGTCACGTTGAATTATTTCAATTACCGACGGGTGGATTATTGGCGGATACACCCGGATTTAATCAACCTGAATTAGAATGTAGTCCCGAAGAATTAACAGATTATTTTCCTGAAGCGAAACACCGTTTCCAGCAGGGAAAATGCCAGTTTAGTGATTGTTTACATCGAGATGAACCTAATTGTAGTGTTCGGGGGGACTGGGAACGTTATCCGATTTATTTGGATTTTTTAGAAGCTGCGATCGCCCATCAAGAAATGCTTCAACAACAAAAAGATGTAGAAATCAATGTCAAATCCAAATCAAAATCAGGCGGTAAACAACAATTAGAACCGAAATTAGCCAGTAAAAAATATCGTCGTTCTTCCCGTCGTTTTCAACATCAGACGTTACAGGATTTATGCGAGGATTTTAGTGAAGAAGAGTAA
- the grpE gene encoding nucleotide exchange factor GrpE: MMPNSTANTPDELTGQSYSTSESDVPNSDNLDAEGTTATESSSYPEVGTDESATEAPSEKTFGQEIESTGEGLHAEVMALAEANAALKAQLEDVSGQYRRLAADFENFRKRTQKEKEELEITIKGSTLKPLLPVVDNFDRARSQIKPQTDSEMNIHKSYQGVYKLMVDCLKQLGVSVMRPEGQPFDPNLHEAVMREATDAYPEGTVIEDLMHGYQLGEKVLRHAMVKVATAPEPDSTESTAEETPSEA, translated from the coding sequence ATGATGCCTAATTCAACGGCTAATACTCCTGATGAACTAACGGGTCAATCCTATTCAACCTCAGAGTCGGATGTCCCGAACTCCGATAATTTGGATGCTGAGGGGACAACAGCGACGGAATCAAGTTCCTACCCAGAGGTCGGGACGGACGAATCCGCTACCGAAGCACCCTCTGAAAAAACTTTTGGCCAGGAAATCGAGTCAACGGGGGAAGGACTTCATGCTGAAGTCATGGCTTTAGCGGAAGCCAATGCGGCCCTCAAGGCACAATTAGAAGATGTTAGTGGTCAATATCGGCGTTTGGCGGCAGATTTTGAGAACTTCCGCAAACGCACTCAAAAGGAAAAAGAAGAGTTAGAAATCACCATCAAAGGTTCAACTCTGAAGCCATTACTCCCGGTTGTGGATAATTTTGACCGCGCTAGATCCCAAATTAAACCCCAAACCGATTCAGAAATGAATATCCACAAGAGTTACCAAGGGGTTTATAAATTAATGGTGGATTGTCTCAAACAACTGGGGGTATCTGTGATGCGTCCAGAAGGGCAGCCTTTTGATCCCAATTTACATGAAGCGGTGATGCGTGAAGCAACGGATGCCTATCCTGAAGGAACTGTGATTGAAGATTTAATGCACGGTTATCAGTTGGGAGAAAAGGTTTTACGCCATGCGATGGTCAAAGTAGCAACGGCTCCTGAACCCGATTCTACAGAATCTACCGCCGAAGAAACTCCATCTGAAGCATAA
- a CDS encoding AAA family ATPase has translation MKKWLLTDWDVGLHNANQLLEYTLQYHSVIQGISQALCELPQEHIVFRTSQLAKSPYDWELIRCISDELYKKSGTKNINDLINTSLASSILAAITTEGFWYLYQSTDQAEIKKDLTIEYLQKALDAFQKVRFLPYGDEIFLITQILKECVNADELATISYLNINTIFSEPMLRKATCEVIISLEKVIQEVKIIQSSVSKLSKNSALNRALGELKNIQDNLNSLPDAEKYIVKYIVETWQNSLLKVASKIGKSSIPKTLLNPYIIGDPVQGMLFVGREEIMRQLEEVWISKQKLQSVVIFGHRRMGKTSILRNISTRLDDKVKLAYVNLLTVGNSIQGVGEVFMAIADSLSDTLQIPPPDDDSLINLPYRTFERYLKQIETQLGDTGLIIALDEFEQIEELIKSDRIPKDFMGVLRGMVQMSPKIAFALAGLHTLEEMTEDYFNPFFASIIPIRVSFLERATCRYLLANPSEDFPLDYKPDALDYIYELTAGQPYLVQLIGFLLVRRYNDQVFELGNNRDPMFTIADVDGIINQPEFYQNGRYYFTGVWQQAGEGSPGQQQIIKAIAPHPTGLDFNTLQTVTNLDPISLQNALDTLSRHDVIQETDHHWRIIVELFRRWVINNESV, from the coding sequence GTGAAAAAATGGTTATTGACAGATTGGGATGTAGGTTTACATAACGCCAATCAACTTTTAGAATATACGCTTCAGTATCACTCTGTAATTCAAGGAATTAGTCAAGCATTATGTGAACTACCTCAAGAACATATTGTTTTTCGTACCAGCCAACTAGCTAAATCTCCTTATGATTGGGAACTGATTCGTTGTATATCTGACGAATTATATAAAAAATCAGGAACGAAAAATATTAATGATTTAATAAATACTTCCCTAGCAAGCTCTATCTTAGCTGCTATCACAACTGAAGGCTTTTGGTATTTATATCAATCAACTGATCAAGCAGAAATTAAGAAAGATTTAACTATAGAATATTTGCAGAAAGCACTTGATGCGTTTCAGAAGGTGCGTTTTTTACCTTATGGAGATGAAATATTTTTGATCACTCAAATTTTAAAAGAATGCGTTAATGCTGATGAACTAGCAACAATTTCTTACTTGAATATTAATACTATTTTCTCTGAACCCATGTTGCGTAAAGCAACTTGTGAAGTGATAATTTCTTTAGAAAAAGTTATACAAGAAGTAAAAATTATACAAAGTAGCGTATCTAAACTCTCAAAAAATTCAGCGCTAAATCGTGCATTGGGAGAATTAAAAAATATTCAAGATAACCTCAATAGTCTTCCTGATGCAGAAAAATATATCGTTAAATACATTGTTGAAACTTGGCAAAACTCTCTCTTAAAGGTAGCCAGTAAAATAGGAAAATCAAGCATACCTAAAACATTATTAAATCCTTATATAATTGGTGATCCTGTTCAAGGAATGCTGTTTGTTGGGCGTGAAGAAATTATGCGACAGCTAGAGGAAGTTTGGATTAGTAAACAGAAGTTACAATCTGTAGTTATTTTTGGACACCGACGTATGGGAAAAACATCTATTTTGCGGAATATTTCAACCCGTTTAGACGACAAAGTTAAACTCGCTTATGTTAACTTACTAACCGTTGGTAATAGTATTCAAGGAGTCGGTGAAGTGTTCATGGCGATCGCAGATTCCCTCTCAGACACCCTGCAAATTCCACCCCCCGATGATGATAGCTTAATCAATCTTCCCTATCGCACCTTTGAACGATATTTAAAACAAATTGAAACCCAATTAGGCGATACTGGATTAATTATTGCCCTTGATGAATTTGAACAAATCGAAGAACTAATAAAAAGTGATCGCATTCCAAAAGATTTTATGGGCGTATTGCGGGGAATGGTGCAAATGAGTCCTAAAATAGCCTTTGCTTTAGCTGGACTCCACACCCTCGAAGAAATGACCGAAGACTATTTTAACCCATTTTTTGCTAGTATTATTCCCATCCGTGTTAGCTTCTTAGAACGGGCAACTTGTCGCTATCTTCTTGCTAACCCCAGTGAAGATTTCCCCCTCGATTATAAACCCGATGCTCTTGATTATATTTATGAATTAACTGCCGGACAACCCTATCTCGTGCAACTCATCGGTTTTCTATTAGTTCGTCGGTATAATGATCAAGTCTTTGAACTCGGAAATAACCGAGATCCCATGTTTACTATTGCTGATGTTGATGGGATTATTAATCAACCCGAATTCTACCAAAATGGACGTTATTATTTTACCGGGGTTTGGCAACAAGCGGGGGAAGGTTCACCCGGTCAACAACAGATTATAAAAGCGATCGCACCTCACCCCACCGGACTCGATTTTAACACCCTACAAACCGTTACAAATTTAGACCCCATTTCCCTACAAAATGCCCTCGATACTCTATCTCGTCATGATGTTATTCAAGAAACTGATCACCATTGGCGAATTATTGTTGAATTGTTTCGCCGTTGGGTTATTAATAACGAATCAGTTTAG
- the dnaJ gene encoding molecular chaperone DnaJ, translated as MAGDYYEILGVSRDADTEELKRAYRRLARKYHPDVNKEQGAEERFKEISRAYEVLKEPEMRARYDRFGEAGVAGGAGGFDPNFTDPFTDIFESFFSGFGGGMGSNAQARKRTGPARGDDLRLDLRLEFKEAIFGGEKEIRIKHLETCETCTGSGAKPGTRPQTCSTCGGSGQVRRATRTPFGSFTQVSVCPNCNGTGQMIEDKCSTCGGRGLNEVTKKLKINVPAGVDNGTRLRVASEGDAGKRGGPPGDLYVFLSVAPDPKFKRDGINILSDVKISYLQAILGFNFDVDTVDGPTKLTIPPGTQPGTVLTLENKGVPRLGNPVSRGDHLITVLVDIPTKVTPEERELLEQLVKIRGDRTGKGGIEGFLGNLFQQK; from the coding sequence ATGGCAGGCGATTATTATGAAATATTGGGTGTCTCCCGCGACGCAGATACAGAAGAACTTAAACGGGCTTATCGTCGCCTAGCTCGCAAATATCACCCGGATGTCAATAAAGAACAGGGCGCGGAAGAACGGTTTAAAGAAATTAGTCGCGCTTATGAAGTTTTAAAAGAACCGGAAATGCGGGCGCGATACGACCGTTTTGGAGAAGCGGGAGTAGCGGGTGGTGCCGGAGGTTTTGACCCCAACTTTACCGATCCATTTACCGATATTTTTGAAAGTTTCTTCAGTGGGTTTGGCGGGGGTATGGGAAGCAATGCCCAAGCTCGCAAGCGCACAGGCCCAGCCCGGGGAGATGACCTGCGCTTAGACCTGCGGTTAGAGTTCAAAGAAGCTATCTTTGGCGGCGAAAAAGAAATCCGCATTAAGCATTTAGAAACCTGTGAAACCTGCACCGGAAGTGGTGCTAAACCGGGAACTCGCCCTCAAACTTGTTCGACCTGTGGGGGGAGTGGTCAGGTGCGGCGGGCAACTCGTACCCCCTTTGGCAGTTTTACTCAAGTCTCCGTTTGTCCGAACTGTAATGGCACAGGACAAATGATTGAAGATAAATGTTCCACCTGTGGCGGTCGTGGGTTAAATGAAGTCACGAAAAAACTTAAAATTAATGTTCCCGCCGGGGTGGATAACGGTACTCGTCTGCGGGTTGCCTCCGAGGGGGATGCCGGGAAACGGGGAGGGCCGCCTGGGGATTTATATGTGTTTTTATCCGTCGCACCTGATCCGAAATTTAAACGGGATGGGATTAATATTCTGTCCGACGTGAAAATTAGCTACCTTCAGGCCATCCTCGGTTTTAACTTTGATGTAGACACTGTTGATGGCCCCACAAAATTAACCATTCCGCCAGGAACTCAACCGGGAACGGTATTAACCTTAGAAAATAAAGGGGTTCCTCGTCTGGGAAATCCCGTAAGTCGGGGGGATCATTTAATTACGGTTCTCGTCGATATTCCCACAAAGGTAACTCCAGAAGAACGGGAACTTCTGGAACAGTTGGTTAAGATTCGGGGCGATCGCACGGGAAAGGGGGGAATTGAGGGATTTCTCGGTAATTTATTTCAACAAAAATAA
- the dnaK gene encoding molecular chaperone DnaK, protein MGKVIGIDLGTTNSCVAVLEAGKPIVIANSEGGRTTPSIIGFGKYGDRLVGQLGKRQAVTNAENTVYSIKRFIGRRWEDTEEERSRVPYTCVKGKDNTVNVQIRNQVYTPQEISAMVLQKLKEDAEAYLGATVTQAVITVPAYFTDAQRQATKDAGTIAGLDVLRIINEPTAAALSYGLDKQDQDQKILVFDLGGGTFDVSILQLGDGIFEVKSTAGNNHLGGDDFDNCLVQWMIQKFKTEEGINLLTEKMALQRLREAAEKAKIELSSRNTTSINLPFITADDSGPKHLELELSRTEFEGLVKPLVDSTIEPVIQALKDASLQPNQVNRIILVGGSTRIPAVQQAISEYFGGRTPDRSVNPDEAVALGAAIQAGVLAGEVKDLLLLDITPLSLGLETLGGVFTKIIERNTTIPTSRSQMFSTAVDGQTSVEIHVLQGERAMAKDNKSLGKFLLNGIPSAKRGVPQIEVAFDLDANGILKVLAEDKGTGREQGIEISNTGGLTEAEIERMRQEAEIYADEDEKRRLVVELKNQSETLFANCKQTLKGKADQISNDLKERVRKEAAALKQAVANPNISHEDMKKQLESFQEMLYALASEIYEQAGQNSSSASSVASESSEFEASVQAVEDKLEETQEDEDEDEEEAKPTSSELLFLNNSMIETSSGIDTFSDPPDPGNPFTNTLN, encoded by the coding sequence ATGGGAAAAGTCATTGGCATCGACTTAGGGACAACGAACAGTTGTGTTGCTGTGTTAGAAGCCGGTAAACCGATCGTAATCGCTAATTCTGAAGGAGGACGAACCACACCGAGTATTATCGGATTTGGTAAATATGGCGATCGGTTAGTGGGCCAGTTGGGTAAGCGACAAGCGGTTACGAATGCCGAAAATACGGTTTACAGTATTAAGCGATTTATCGGACGTCGCTGGGAAGATACCGAGGAAGAACGCTCACGGGTTCCCTATACTTGTGTCAAAGGCAAGGACAACACCGTTAATGTCCAAATTCGCAACCAAGTCTACACTCCCCAAGAAATCTCGGCGATGGTGTTGCAAAAGCTCAAAGAAGATGCAGAAGCTTATTTAGGAGCAACGGTCACTCAAGCAGTGATTACAGTTCCAGCTTATTTTACCGATGCTCAACGACAGGCAACCAAGGATGCGGGAACCATTGCGGGTTTAGATGTCTTACGGATTATCAATGAACCCACAGCAGCAGCTTTATCTTATGGCTTAGATAAACAAGATCAAGATCAGAAAATTCTGGTCTTTGACTTGGGTGGGGGTACCTTTGATGTCTCGATTCTACAACTGGGAGATGGGATTTTTGAAGTCAAATCAACGGCAGGAAACAACCATCTGGGCGGGGATGATTTTGATAACTGTCTGGTACAGTGGATGATCCAAAAATTCAAAACCGAGGAAGGCATCAACCTCTTAACGGAAAAAATGGCATTACAACGGTTACGAGAAGCCGCCGAAAAAGCCAAAATCGAGTTATCCAGTCGCAACACCACCTCGATTAATTTGCCCTTTATTACCGCCGATGATTCAGGGCCTAAACATTTAGAACTAGAACTGAGTCGCACCGAATTTGAGGGTTTAGTGAAACCGTTGGTAGACAGTACCATTGAACCCGTCATCCAAGCGTTGAAAGATGCAAGTTTACAGCCTAATCAGGTGAATCGCATTATTTTAGTCGGGGGCTCTACGCGAATTCCGGCGGTTCAACAAGCTATTAGTGAATATTTTGGAGGAAGAACCCCAGACCGTTCTGTTAACCCCGATGAAGCTGTTGCTTTAGGGGCTGCAATTCAAGCGGGAGTGTTAGCAGGAGAAGTCAAAGATTTATTGTTATTAGATATTACTCCTTTATCTCTAGGATTAGAAACCTTGGGGGGAGTTTTTACTAAAATTATTGAACGCAATACAACAATTCCCACGAGCCGTTCTCAAATGTTTTCCACCGCCGTTGATGGACAAACCTCTGTGGAAATTCACGTTCTCCAAGGAGAACGGGCAATGGCGAAGGATAATAAAAGTTTAGGAAAATTCCTCCTGAATGGAATTCCGTCGGCTAAACGGGGAGTTCCTCAAATTGAAGTAGCGTTTGATCTCGATGCCAATGGAATTCTGAAAGTTTTAGCGGAAGATAAAGGGACGGGACGAGAACAAGGGATTGAAATTAGTAATACCGGAGGATTGACGGAAGCAGAAATTGAACGAATGCGTCAAGAAGCAGAAATTTACGCTGATGAGGACGAAAAACGTCGGTTAGTGGTAGAACTTAAAAATCAGTCCGAAACTTTGTTTGCTAATTGTAAACAAACCCTCAAAGGCAAGGCTGATCAGATTAGTAATGATCTCAAAGAACGAGTTCGCAAAGAAGCTGCGGCTTTAAAACAAGCGGTTGCTAATCCCAATATTTCCCATGAGGATATGAAAAAACAGTTAGAATCCTTCCAAGAAATGTTGTATGCTTTGGCTTCAGAGATTTATGAACAAGCAGGTCAGAATTCGTCTTCCGCTTCATCTGTTGCTTCGGAGTCTTCAGAATTTGAGGCTTCTGTACAAGCGGTAGAAGATAAACTAGAGGAAACACAGGAAGACGAAGATGAAGATGAAGAAGAGGCAAAACCTACCAGTAGTGAATTATTATTCTTGAACAACAGCATGATTGAGACTTCCTCTGGAATAGACACCTTCAGTGATCCTCCTGATCCTGGTAATCCGTTTACCAATACCCTGAATTGA